GTGGCCCAGGAGAATAGCCAGCTCGACCTGGTGGTGGCCGGTTCTAAGGAGGCCATCATCATGGTGGAAGCAGGGGCACAGGAGGTCTCGGAAGACCGCTTGGTAGAGGCCCTCGAGTTCGCCCACCGGGCCATGCAGCCCATCCTCGAGCTGCAAGAGCAGATGCGCCTCGAGCTGGGCAAGCCCAAGTTTGCTTTTGAACCCCCGGCCAGACTGGATCCCGATACCCAGGCCGCCCTTTATCAGCGGGCGATGGAAAAAGGGCTCTCGAGCGTCCTGCAAACCGCTTCCAAAGGTGAGCGCTCGGCCGCCCTGGAAGCCTTCGCCCAGGCCCTGCTGGAAGAGTTCGCCCCCCCTGCGGAGGATGGCTCGGTTGACCTGGAGCGGCGCAGGCTGCTAGCAGACGGCTTTGATGAGGTGGTTAAGCAAGAACTGCGACGGCTCATCTTGCAGGAAAACAAGCGGGCCGACGGTCGCAGCCCAGAACAGGTACGGCCCATCTGGATCGAGCACAACGTGCTGCCCAAACCCCACGGCTCGGCCATTTTTAGCCGGGGCGAAACCCAGGTGCTGGGTGTGGTCACACTGGGCACCGGACGCGATGCCCAGCTGGTAGACGACCTCGGCATCGAGACCGAAGACCCCTTCTTGGTGCACTACAACTTCCCCCCCTATTCCACCGGCGAGGTCAAGCGCCTACGCGGGGTGAGCCGCCGCGAGGTAGGCCACGGCAACCTGGCCAAGCGGGGTCTGCGGGCGGTTCTGCCTTCGCGGGAGGAGTTCCCTTACACCATCCGGGTGGTGGGCGACGTGCTGGAGTCGAACGGTTCTTCCAGTATGGCCACGGTATGCGCGGGCTGCCTGGCCCTACTCGATGCCGGGGTTCCACTCAAAAAGCATGTCGCTGGTGTGGCCATGGGCCTGGTTAAAGAAGGCGAGCAGGCAGTGGTGCTGACCGACATTCTGGGCCTGGAAGACGCCTTGGGCGACATGGACTTCAAGGTCACGGGTACCCGCGACGGCGTTACTGCGTTGCAGATGGACATCAAGATTAAGGGCCTGACACCCGAAATCATGCGGGCAGCGCTGTACCAGGCCCGCGAGGCCCGCCTGCACATCCTGAGCCTGATGGAAAAGGCCGTGCCCACCCACCGTACCGAGATGAAACCCCAGGTGCCCCGCATCCTGACCCTCAAGGTTAACCCCGAAAAAATCGGGGGCATTATTGGGCCTGGGGGCAAGAACATCCGCCAGCTGGAGGAGCTGGGTGTAGAGATCGACATCGAGCAGGACGGCACCATCCGGCTCTACAGCGCTAACGCAGCTGCCGCCGAGGAGGCCAAAGCCCGCATCCTGGGCCAGACCGCCGAGGCCAAAGTGGGTGAAATCTACGAGGGTACAGTTACCCGAATTACCAACTTTGGCGCTTTTATTGAGATTTTGCCTGGCAAAGATGGCCTGCTGCACATCAGTCAGCTTGCCCAGGGGCGGGTAGAAAAAGTTGAAGACGTACTTTCGCTGGGGCAGAAGATTAAAGTCAAGGTCAACAAGGTTGACGAGCAGGGTCGGGTTGACCTGATTCGCCCGGAGCTCGAGGGCCTGATCGCCCCGCGCAAGCCACCCGCTCGACGATAACACCCCACTGGGTTGGCATTGAGTTTGGTTGGGGTGTGAAAGCCACCCGTAACCCGCACCTGAGCCAGTAAAGAGCCAACCCATGCTTCTCGTACCGCTTTGGAGTAAACATGACCAACAATCCACCTTTTAGTCGTCCCCGGGGCCCCCGGCGGCGGCAAGAAAGACCCAAACCCAAGGGGCCCATCATCTTAGGCAAGCCCGATGGCGCCGTGGAAATTGTTTTCCTGGGGGGAACCGGCGAAATTGGCAAAAACATCACCGCCATCCGCTACGAAGACGAGATGTTCATCATCGATGGCGGCCTGGCCTTCCCGGACGCGCAGATGCTCGGTGTAGACATCGTAATTCCGCGCATAGACTATCTAGTTCAAAACAAAGACCTGATCCGGGGCTGGGTGCTGACCCACGGCCACGAGGATCACATCGGGGCCTTGCCCTACCTGTTTCCGCAACTGCCGCGGGTTCCGGTGTATGGCGCCAAGCTTACCCTGGGCCTGGTGAAGGGCAAGCTCGAGGAGTTCGGACTCGCAGTGGGCGACTACAACTTTAAAGAGGTCTCCCCCGATGACCGCATCTCCATTGGGCGCTACTTCCAGCTCGACCTATTCCGCATGACCCACTCCATTCCGGATAACTTCGGCATGATCATTCATACCCCCATTGGCAAAATCGTGCACACCGGCGACTTTAAGCTCGATGAGCGCCCTATCGATGGACAGACCTCCCACCTGGAGAAAATCGCCGAGGCCGGAGCCGAGGGGGTCTTGTGCCTGATTGCCGATTCCACCAACGGTGAGCGCCCCGGGGTTACCCCCAGCGAAACCGAGGTGGCAGAAGAGCTCGATAAGGTGATCGGCGCTGCCAAAGGGCGCATTTTTGTGACCACCTTTGCCTCGCACATTCACCGCATCCAGTCGGTGGTCACGGCGGGCGAAAAGTATGGGCGCAAAATTGCAGTGGAAGGGCGCTCGATGCTCAAG
The Meiothermus cerbereus DSM 11376 genome window above contains:
- the pnp gene encoding polyribonucleotide nucleotidyltransferase, producing the protein MNEENPIPQARRYSVDVGGRTLTIETGKYAKHVSGSVWVTYGETVVMATAQASDAPIQADFLPLTVEFEERHYAVGRIPGSFMRREGRPGEKAILSARLTDRPIRPLFPKGFRHEVQVLLTVLSADQENTPDILGPIAASAALMLSDIPWDGPIAAVRVGLQDGRLVLNPVAQENSQLDLVVAGSKEAIIMVEAGAQEVSEDRLVEALEFAHRAMQPILELQEQMRLELGKPKFAFEPPARLDPDTQAALYQRAMEKGLSSVLQTASKGERSAALEAFAQALLEEFAPPAEDGSVDLERRRLLADGFDEVVKQELRRLILQENKRADGRSPEQVRPIWIEHNVLPKPHGSAIFSRGETQVLGVVTLGTGRDAQLVDDLGIETEDPFLVHYNFPPYSTGEVKRLRGVSRREVGHGNLAKRGLRAVLPSREEFPYTIRVVGDVLESNGSSSMATVCAGCLALLDAGVPLKKHVAGVAMGLVKEGEQAVVLTDILGLEDALGDMDFKVTGTRDGVTALQMDIKIKGLTPEIMRAALYQAREARLHILSLMEKAVPTHRTEMKPQVPRILTLKVNPEKIGGIIGPGGKNIRQLEELGVEIDIEQDGTIRLYSANAAAAEEAKARILGQTAEAKVGEIYEGTVTRITNFGAFIEILPGKDGLLHISQLAQGRVEKVEDVLSLGQKIKVKVNKVDEQGRVDLIRPELEGLIAPRKPPARR
- a CDS encoding ribonuclease J, coding for MTNNPPFSRPRGPRRRQERPKPKGPIILGKPDGAVEIVFLGGTGEIGKNITAIRYEDEMFIIDGGLAFPDAQMLGVDIVIPRIDYLVQNKDLIRGWVLTHGHEDHIGALPYLFPQLPRVPVYGAKLTLGLVKGKLEEFGLAVGDYNFKEVSPDDRISIGRYFQLDLFRMTHSIPDNFGMIIHTPIGKIVHTGDFKLDERPIDGQTSHLEKIAEAGAEGVLCLIADSTNGERPGVTPSETEVAEELDKVIGAAKGRIFVTTFASHIHRIQSVVTAGEKYGRKIAVEGRSMLKYARIALELGYFRQKDRFYTLDEIKDLPDEQVLVITTGSQGQPEAVLARLAAGAHSKMAIKEGDTVILSSSPIPGNEEAVNTVINRLYALGAYVFYPPRYRVHASGHASHEEIKTVLNLTRPRFLLPWHGEIRQQINFKWLAQSIPHPPEKILIPENGRLIKLTADNIEFNGTVPHGQLYVDGLGVGDITDEILEDRKHMAAEGVVIITALVSRDPLVEVISKGFVKAGERLLGEVRKMASEALYKGVREKKRLEEIRDDIYYPVKKFIAKNTGRNPVILPIVIEG